A region from the Pseudomonas sp. P8_229 genome encodes:
- a CDS encoding ABC transporter permease — protein sequence MTRGKWLAALCLVPFALFFIVFEIAPLVWVMINSLQSEEFGWGFENFSKIFSSKFYLQAIQYSLEISFWSSVFGIIIAVLGAYSLRRVDSKLRNFVNAFANMTSNFAGVPLAFAFIILLGFNGSITIMLKQAGIIQDFNLYSKTGLIILYTYFQIPLGVLLLYPAFDALREDWRESAALLGANGWQFWRHIGLPVLTPALLGTFVILLANALGAYATVYALTTGNFNVLPIRIAAMVSGDISLDPNLASALAVVLVALMTIVTVVHQLLLKRSYHVSR from the coding sequence ATGACTCGCGGCAAATGGCTGGCAGCCTTGTGCCTGGTGCCCTTCGCCCTGTTCTTTATCGTGTTCGAAATCGCCCCGCTGGTCTGGGTGATGATCAACAGCCTGCAGTCGGAAGAGTTCGGCTGGGGCTTCGAAAACTTCAGCAAGATCTTCAGTTCGAAGTTCTATCTGCAGGCGATCCAGTACAGCCTCGAGATCAGCTTCTGGTCGAGTGTGTTCGGCATCATCATCGCCGTGCTCGGTGCGTATTCGCTGCGCCGGGTCGACTCGAAACTGCGTAACTTCGTGAATGCCTTCGCCAACATGACCAGCAACTTCGCCGGCGTGCCCCTGGCCTTCGCCTTCATCATCCTGCTCGGCTTCAACGGCAGCATCACCATCATGCTCAAGCAGGCCGGAATCATTCAGGACTTCAACCTGTACTCGAAAACCGGCCTGATCATCCTTTACACCTACTTCCAGATTCCCCTCGGCGTGCTGCTGCTCTACCCGGCCTTCGACGCCTTGCGTGAAGACTGGCGCGAGTCCGCCGCGCTGCTGGGTGCCAACGGCTGGCAGTTCTGGCGCCACATCGGTCTGCCGGTGCTGACCCCGGCGCTGCTCGGCACCTTCGTGATCCTGCTGGCCAACGCCCTAGGCGCCTACGCTACGGTGTATGCCTTGACCACCGGCAACTTCAACGTGCTGCCGATCCGCATCGCGGCGATGGTCTCCGGCGACATTTCGCTGGACCCGAACCTCGCCAGCGCGCTGGCCGTGGTGCTGGTGGCGTTGATGACCATCGTCACCGTCGTGCATCAACTGCTGTTGAAGAGGAGCTACCATGTCTCGCGCTGA
- a CDS encoding HAD family hydrolase, with protein MALAIFDLDETLIHGDCATLWSEQMGRLGWVDPESFMRKNDELMDAYSHGKLRMEEYMDFSLEPLIGRTPEEVDHLVGPWVEDFIEPIIFSDATKTIAAHRKAGDRILVISASGTHLVRPIADRLGIDEILGIELEVAHGVYSGHTVGTLTYREGKITRLLEWLDAEEENLEGASFYSDSRNDLPLLLKVDFPHVVNPDPVLLEHAEKAGWPIHLWK; from the coding sequence ATGGCCCTGGCAATTTTTGATCTGGACGAAACCCTGATCCACGGCGACTGCGCCACCCTCTGGAGCGAGCAGATGGGGCGCCTGGGCTGGGTCGATCCCGAGTCGTTCATGCGCAAGAACGACGAGCTGATGGACGCCTACAGCCATGGCAAATTGCGCATGGAAGAGTACATGGACTTCAGCCTGGAGCCATTGATCGGCCGCACGCCGGAAGAAGTCGATCATCTGGTCGGGCCTTGGGTGGAAGATTTCATCGAGCCGATCATCTTCAGCGATGCGACCAAAACCATCGCCGCTCATCGCAAGGCGGGTGACCGGATTCTGGTGATCTCGGCGTCGGGCACGCACCTGGTCCGACCGATTGCCGACCGACTCGGCATCGACGAGATTCTGGGGATCGAACTGGAAGTCGCGCATGGCGTTTACAGCGGCCACACCGTTGGCACACTGACCTACCGCGAAGGCAAGATCACCCGCTTGCTGGAGTGGCTGGACGCCGAGGAAGAAAATCTTGAAGGCGCGAGTTTTTATTCCGACTCACGCAACGACTTGCCGTTGTTGCTGAAGGTGGATTTCCCGCATGTGGTGAATCCGGATCCGGTGCTGCTTGAGCACGCCGAAAAAGCCGGCTGGCCGATCCACCTCTGGAAATGA
- a CDS encoding ABC transporter substrate-binding protein, whose translation MKQLFLATLLGSTIAMCTAAMAADTDLKTLEAAAKAEGAVNSVGMPDDWANWKGTWEDLAKTYGLKHIDTDMSSAQEIAKFAAEKDNATADIGDVGAAFGPIAVKQGVVQPYKPSTWDQVPAWAKDKDGNWALAYTGTIAFIVNKKLLHGSEVPTKWADLKGGKYKVSIGDVSTAAQAANGVLAAALANGGDEKNIQPALLLFADIAKQGRLSMANPTIATMEKGEIEVGVVWDFNGLSYKAKMANPDDYVVLIPSDGSVISGYTTIINKYAKNPNAAKLTREYIFSDAGQTNLARGNARPIRAEHLQLPEDVKAKLLPNEQYKKVTPIKDADAWEKTSKALPQKWNEEVIVEMK comes from the coding sequence ATGAAACAGCTTTTCCTGGCAACACTGTTAGGCTCGACCATTGCAATGTGCACCGCCGCCATGGCGGCCGACACCGACCTGAAAACCCTCGAAGCCGCTGCGAAAGCGGAAGGCGCCGTCAACAGCGTCGGCATGCCCGATGACTGGGCCAACTGGAAAGGCACCTGGGAAGACCTGGCCAAGACCTACGGCCTGAAACACATTGACACCGACATGAGCTCGGCCCAGGAAATCGCCAAGTTCGCCGCTGAAAAAGACAACGCCACCGCCGACATCGGCGACGTCGGTGCCGCCTTCGGCCCGATCGCGGTCAAGCAGGGCGTAGTGCAACCGTACAAGCCAAGCACCTGGGATCAGGTTCCGGCCTGGGCCAAGGACAAGGACGGCAACTGGGCACTGGCCTACACCGGCACCATCGCCTTCATCGTCAACAAGAAGCTGCTGCACGGTTCCGAAGTACCGACCAAATGGGCTGACCTCAAGGGCGGCAAATACAAGGTCTCGATCGGTGACGTGAGCACCGCTGCGCAAGCCGCCAACGGCGTTCTCGCCGCCGCCCTGGCCAACGGTGGCGACGAGAAGAACATCCAGCCGGCCCTGCTGCTGTTTGCAGACATCGCCAAGCAGGGTCGCCTGTCGATGGCCAACCCGACCATCGCCACCATGGAAAAAGGCGAGATCGAAGTCGGTGTGGTCTGGGACTTCAACGGTCTGAGCTACAAAGCCAAGATGGCCAACCCGGATGACTACGTGGTGCTGATCCCGTCCGACGGCTCGGTGATTTCCGGCTACACCACCATCATCAACAAGTACGCGAAAAACCCGAACGCCGCCAAGCTGACCCGCGAATACATTTTCAGCGACGCCGGCCAGACCAACCTCGCTCGCGGCAATGCTCGCCCAATCCGCGCCGAACACCTGCAACTGCCGGAAGACGTGAAAGCCAAGCTGCTGCCGAACGAGCAGTACAAGAAGGTCACGCCGATCAAGGACGCCGACGCCTGGGAAAAAACCTCCAAGGCCCTGCCGCAGAAGTGGAACGAAGAAGTCATCGTCGAGATGAAGTAA
- a CDS encoding ABC transporter permease produces MSRAESGPAGVYHRVVVYLLFAILLLPLVGTLIYSIASSWSATILPSGFTFKWYIQLWSDPRFLHAFGQSLLVCVGALVLSVVLILPLLFVVHYHFPKLDALMNILILLPFAVPPVVSSVGLLQLYGSGPLAMVGTPWILIGCYFTVALPFMYRAITNNLQAINLRDLMDAAQLLGASTFQAAFLVVLPNLRKGLMVALLLSFSFLFGEFVFANILVGTRYETLQVYLNNMRNSSGHFTSALVISYFFFVLVLTWIANILNKDKSE; encoded by the coding sequence ATGTCTCGCGCTGAATCCGGCCCGGCCGGCGTCTACCACCGCGTCGTGGTTTACCTGTTGTTCGCGATCCTGCTGCTGCCGCTGGTGGGCACGCTGATCTACTCGATCGCCAGCAGTTGGTCGGCGACCATCCTGCCCAGCGGCTTCACCTTCAAATGGTATATCCAGTTGTGGAGCGATCCGCGCTTTCTGCACGCCTTCGGCCAATCGTTGCTGGTGTGCGTCGGCGCACTGGTGCTGTCGGTGGTGTTGATTCTGCCGCTGCTGTTCGTGGTGCATTACCACTTTCCGAAACTCGATGCGCTGATGAACATCCTGATCCTGCTGCCCTTCGCGGTGCCGCCAGTGGTGTCGTCGGTGGGGCTGTTGCAGCTCTACGGTTCCGGGCCGCTGGCAATGGTCGGCACGCCATGGATCCTGATCGGTTGCTACTTCACCGTGGCGCTGCCGTTCATGTACCGGGCGATCACCAACAACCTGCAAGCGATCAACCTGCGCGACTTGATGGACGCGGCGCAACTGCTTGGCGCCAGCACCTTTCAGGCGGCATTCCTGGTGGTGCTACCCAACCTGCGCAAAGGCCTGATGGTCGCATTGCTGCTGTCGTTCTCGTTCCTCTTCGGCGAGTTCGTCTTTGCCAACATTCTGGTCGGCACGCGTTACGAAACCTTGCAGGTTTATCTGAACAACATGCGCAACAGCAGCGGTCACTTCACCAGTGCGCTGGTGATCTCGTACTTCTTTTTCGTGCTGGTCCTGACCTGGATCGCCAACATCTTGAACAAGGACAAAAGCGAATGA
- a CDS encoding UTRA domain-containing protein: MRDEATKAVTAIGQVLQEQLDHGLLAPGSKLPAERKLSELFGTTRITVREALLQLEAQGQIYREERRGWFVSPPRLAYNLMQRSHFHAMVSAQGRVPSTEVISARLQPASAAVCAWLQLPALSSVIQICRSRRIDGRLVLYVEHYLNPQFFPGILGFDLNQSITELYARHYDLHYGRVRFEIVPTSLSVDAAAALRVSVGSPGLRIARVNYDQHERLIDCDLEFWRHDAIHVGVDVV; the protein is encoded by the coding sequence ATGCGCGATGAGGCAACAAAAGCGGTGACAGCCATCGGCCAGGTGCTGCAGGAGCAGCTCGATCACGGCCTGTTGGCGCCGGGCAGCAAGCTGCCGGCCGAGCGCAAGCTCAGTGAGTTGTTCGGTACCACGCGCATCACAGTGCGTGAGGCGCTGTTGCAGCTGGAGGCACAGGGACAGATTTATCGTGAGGAGCGGCGCGGCTGGTTCGTCTCGCCGCCGCGTCTGGCGTACAACCTGATGCAGCGCAGTCACTTTCACGCGATGGTCAGTGCGCAGGGGCGAGTGCCGTCGACCGAGGTGATTTCGGCGCGCCTGCAACCGGCTTCGGCGGCGGTGTGTGCGTGGTTGCAGTTGCCGGCGTTGTCGAGCGTGATTCAGATTTGCCGGTCGCGGCGCATTGATGGGCGATTGGTGTTGTATGTGGAGCACTATCTGAATCCGCAGTTTTTTCCGGGGATTCTGGGGTTTGATTTGAATCAGTCGATTACCGAGTTGTATGCGCGGCATTACGATTTGCACTATGGGCGGGTGCGGTTCGAGATTGTGCCTACGTCACTGTCTGTGGATGCGGCGGCGGCTTTGCGGGTTTCTGTGGGGAGTCCGGGATTGAGGATTGCTCGGGTTAATTATGATCAGCATGAGCGGTTGATTGATTGTGATCTGGAGTTTTGGCGGCATGATGCGATTCACGTGGGTGTAGATGTGGTTTGA
- a CDS encoding amidohydrolase, with the protein MQLTRIAQALLLSLVAGHAGAAPLDSTREHIAAQAKALEPELLETRRDIHAHPELGNSEKRTSELVAKQLKALGLEVKTNVARTGVVAILKGALPGPTVALRADMDALPVKEVGDLPFASKAKGTYLDKEVDVMHACGHDAHTAILLSTAKILTGLRDTLPGTVVFYFQPAEEGPSDFIPDGKNTWGAKMMVEEGVMKSPKPDAVFGLHVWAGVPAGQIAYRPGATLASSDDLRIRILGKQTHAGRPWDGIDPITVGAQTIVGLQTVVSRRTDISSYPSVVSIGTINGGTRYNIIPESVDMSGTIRSYDYGIRQKLHADVRQTIEKIAESGGAKADVTIIEKYDPTINNPALTEKMLPTLKWAAKDDVVNAPLVGGAEDFSFFAKEVPGLFVFLGVTPRDQDMSKAAPNHNPGFFVDESALVVGVRTMASLATDYLYGNAEAAR; encoded by the coding sequence ATGCAACTGACCCGCATTGCCCAAGCCCTTCTGCTCAGCCTGGTCGCCGGCCACGCCGGTGCTGCCCCCCTGGACAGCACCCGCGAACACATCGCCGCGCAAGCCAAGGCACTTGAACCGGAACTGCTGGAAACCCGCCGCGACATCCACGCCCACCCGGAACTCGGCAACAGCGAAAAACGCACCTCGGAGTTGGTCGCCAAACAACTCAAGGCGCTGGGCCTGGAAGTCAAAACCAACGTCGCCCGCACCGGCGTGGTCGCCATCCTCAAAGGCGCCCTGCCCGGCCCGACCGTGGCCCTGCGCGCCGACATGGACGCACTGCCGGTCAAGGAAGTCGGCGACCTGCCATTCGCCTCGAAAGCCAAAGGCACTTATCTGGACAAAGAAGTCGACGTGATGCACGCCTGCGGCCACGACGCGCACACCGCGATCCTGCTGAGCACCGCGAAAATTCTCACAGGCCTGCGCGACACCCTGCCCGGCACCGTGGTGTTCTACTTCCAGCCCGCCGAAGAAGGCCCGAGCGACTTCATCCCCGACGGCAAAAACACCTGGGGCGCGAAAATGATGGTCGAGGAAGGCGTGATGAAATCGCCCAAACCCGACGCCGTCTTCGGCCTGCACGTCTGGGCCGGAGTCCCCGCCGGCCAGATCGCCTACCGCCCCGGCGCCACACTGGCCAGCTCCGACGACCTGCGCATCAGAATCCTCGGCAAACAGACCCACGCCGGCCGCCCCTGGGACGGCATCGACCCGATCACCGTCGGCGCGCAAACCATCGTCGGCCTGCAAACCGTGGTCAGCCGCCGTACCGACATCTCGTCGTATCCGTCGGTGGTCAGCATCGGCACCATCAACGGCGGCACCCGCTACAACATCATTCCCGAGTCCGTGGACATGAGCGGAACCATTCGCTCCTACGACTACGGCATCCGCCAGAAACTGCACGCGGACGTGCGCCAGACCATCGAAAAAATCGCCGAAAGCGGTGGTGCGAAAGCTGACGTGACCATCATCGAAAAATACGACCCGACCATCAACAACCCGGCGCTGACCGAAAAAATGCTGCCGACTTTGAAATGGGCAGCCAAGGACGACGTGGTGAATGCACCGCTGGTGGGTGGCGCGGAAGACTTCTCGTTCTTTGCCAAGGAAGTGCCCGGGCTGTTTGTGTTTCTCGGGGTCACGCCACGGGATCAGGACATGAGCAAGGCCGCGCCGAATCACAATCCGGGGTTCTTTGTGGATGAGTCGGCGCTGGTGGTTGGGGTGAGGACGATGGCGTCGCTGGCGACGGATTATTTGTATGGAAATGCTGAGGCTGCCAGATAG
- a CDS encoding alkaline phosphatase family protein, whose product MKHNVILVVLDGLNFEVARHAMGHLQAYVGAGRAALYQLECELPALSRPLYECILTGVPPIDSGIVHNNVARLSNQRSIYHYARDAGLTTAAAAYHWVSELYNRSPFVAARDRHTDNLSLPIQHGHFYWSDHYPDSHLFADAENLRLRHAPNFLLIHPMNIDDAGHKHGLDSSQYRNSARSADVILADCLQGWLDAGYQVLVTADHGMNNDRSHNGLLPEERQVPLFVLGDAFSLNADAAPKQTEICGTVCELLGVPHDKPVCRELLK is encoded by the coding sequence ATGAAGCACAACGTCATCCTTGTCGTGCTCGACGGCCTCAACTTTGAAGTCGCGCGGCACGCCATGGGGCATCTGCAGGCTTACGTTGGCGCAGGACGCGCGGCGCTCTACCAGTTGGAGTGCGAGTTGCCGGCCCTGTCCCGACCGCTTTACGAATGCATCCTCACCGGCGTACCGCCAATCGACAGCGGCATCGTCCACAACAACGTTGCGCGCCTGTCCAACCAGCGCAGCATCTATCACTACGCCCGCGACGCCGGCCTGACAACCGCGGCGGCGGCCTATCACTGGGTCAGCGAGCTGTACAACCGCTCGCCGTTCGTGGCAGCACGCGACCGGCATACCGACAACCTGTCGCTGCCGATCCAGCACGGCCACTTCTACTGGAGTGACCACTACCCGGATTCGCACCTGTTCGCCGACGCGGAAAACCTGCGCCTGCGCCATGCGCCGAATTTTTTGCTGATCCACCCGATGAACATCGACGACGCCGGTCACAAGCACGGTCTCGACTCCTCGCAGTACCGCAACAGCGCGCGCTCGGCGGACGTCATCCTCGCCGATTGCCTGCAAGGCTGGCTCGACGCCGGTTATCAGGTACTGGTGACGGCCGACCACGGCATGAACAACGACCGCTCGCACAACGGCCTGCTGCCGGAAGAACGCCAGGTGCCGCTGTTCGTCCTCGGCGACGCTTTCAGCCTCAACGCGGACGCGGCGCCGAAACAGACTGAAATCTGCGGCACTGTCTGCGAACTGCTCGGCGTGCCCCACGACAAACCTGTGTGCCGGGAGCTGCTCAAGTGA
- a CDS encoding ABC transporter ATP-binding protein, with translation MSYVSVQNLKKNYAGTPVFSDINCEINKGEFVTLLGPSGCGKSTLLRCIAGLTPVDGGKILLDGVDIVPLSPQKRGIGMVFQSYALFPNMTVEQNVAFGLRMQKVNADDSHKRVSEVLKLVELNDFAGRYPHQLSGGQCQRVALARSLVTRPRLLLLDEPLSALDARIRKHLREQIRQIQRELGLTTIFVTHDQEEALTMSDRIFLMNQGKIVQSGDAETLYTAPVDLFAAGFIGNYNLLDADDASKLLQRPINHRIAIRPEAIELSLNGELDAQIRSHSLLGNVIRYRVEARGVELVVDVLNRSAADLHPDGQRLALSIDPTALCEVA, from the coding sequence ATGAGCTATGTCAGCGTCCAGAACCTGAAGAAAAACTACGCCGGCACCCCGGTGTTCAGCGACATCAACTGCGAAATCAACAAGGGCGAATTCGTCACCCTGCTCGGCCCTTCGGGTTGCGGCAAGTCAACGCTGCTGCGCTGCATTGCCGGCCTGACCCCGGTGGATGGCGGCAAGATTCTGCTCGATGGCGTCGATATCGTGCCGCTGAGCCCGCAAAAACGCGGGATCGGCATGGTGTTCCAGAGCTACGCACTGTTCCCCAACATGACCGTTGAACAGAACGTTGCCTTCGGCCTGCGGATGCAAAAGGTCAATGCCGACGACAGCCACAAGCGTGTCTCAGAGGTGCTGAAACTGGTTGAGCTCAACGACTTCGCCGGCCGCTATCCGCACCAGCTCTCCGGTGGTCAGTGCCAACGCGTCGCCCTCGCGCGCTCGCTGGTCACCCGTCCACGCTTGCTGCTGCTGGATGAACCGCTGTCGGCGCTGGATGCGCGGATTCGCAAACACCTGCGTGAACAGATCCGGCAGATCCAGCGCGAACTCGGCCTGACCACTATTTTCGTCACCCACGATCAGGAAGAAGCGCTGACCATGTCCGACCGGATTTTCCTGATGAACCAAGGGAAAATCGTCCAGAGCGGCGACGCTGAAACCCTCTACACCGCGCCGGTGGATCTGTTCGCCGCCGGCTTCATCGGCAACTACAACCTGCTCGACGCCGACGACGCATCGAAGCTGCTGCAACGGCCGATCAACCACCGCATCGCGATTCGTCCGGAAGCCATCGAATTGAGCCTCAATGGCGAACTCGACGCGCAGATCCGCAGCCACAGCCTGCTCGGTAACGTGATCCGCTATCGGGTCGAGGCGCGTGGCGTGGAACTGGTGGTGGACGTGCTCAACCGCTCGGCGGCGGATCTGCATCCCGACGGTCAGCGCCTGGCACTTTCAATCGATCCGACGGCCCTGTGTGAGGTAGCCTGA